Below is a genomic region from Saccopteryx bilineata isolate mSacBil1 chromosome 8, mSacBil1_pri_phased_curated, whole genome shotgun sequence.
GTGCATACACATAGGTGCAtaggtacacacacatacatacatgttcACACACGCATGCATACATGCACATTCAAAATAGCAAATAATAGAATACTCTGACCTAGAACCAGTCAGGCTGCCTCTGAACCAAATACAGTTGTTCTCTTTTTAGTTCTACAAGAAGCCTCACATTGCTACAAGGGGTCCTCAGTTGAAGGCAATGTAATGAGGGCAGGCCACCTACAACAAACTAAAGTCAAAGGAATCCATTTTTCCTCCATATTTCAGTCCCAGTTGCTCTCCTGGAGGAAACCCTTGAGATACCTTTTCAGCTAAGTAAGTGTAGGACACGTTAATATTAAAGAAAGGGGGTGCTCTTGGAGCAGGCGGCGCCGGCAGCTTGTTCAACCATGGCCAAAATTAAGGCTCGAGACCTTCGTGGCAAGAAGAAAGAGGAGCTGCTGAAACAGCTAGACGACTTGAAGGTGGAGCTGTCCCAACTGCGTGTGGCCAAAGTGACAGGCGGTGCGGCTTCCAAGCTTTCTAAAATCCGGGTTGTTCGCAAATCCATCGCCCGTGTTCTCACCGTCATTAACCAAACTCAGAAAAAGAACCTCAGGAAATTCTACAAGGGCAAGAAGTACAAGCCCCTGGATCTGCAGCCCAAGAAAACGCGGGCCATGCGCCGCCGGCTCAACAAGCACGAAGAGAGCCTGAAGACCAAGAAGCAGCAGCGCAAGGAGCGGCTGTACCCACTGCGGAAGTACGCGGTCAAGGCCTGAGCTGCACGCGTCAATAAAGCACAAGctggctgtgaaaaaaaaaaaaaaaggaaaaaaagaaagggggtaaatatttaaataagtccTTGGACCATAAGCAAAGTCTTAgacaaagaaaagaggagaaagcaaaTAATCCAGTATCTATTATTATAATGCAAAATTACTATTTAAAAGTGATTTCTGGTTTTTGGTGATTCCTTACTGCCCATGCACATGGAACAGTGAGTGAGTCACAAGAAGCAGACTGAAAGCGCTGTGTTTTTGAAACAAGCTGGCTTGTTCACTGTAGGAGGTTGAGCAGAACCATTTCAATGAGATATCCCCAGGTGTCACTATCCAGTAGTCTGCTCCTGGTAAGTCAGATTCTCCAATGTCCTAACTGGGGAGATAGGTGTAGGTATAAACCTACTTGATAGGATTCTGGgatgcaagagggaaagaggagctgAAGAACTGTGCTATTCAATATAGACtagctttccttttcttttttctttttatttagaaaattgaatttaaaagggtgacattgatcaattagagaacataggtttcaggcaaatgTTTCcacagcatttaaactgttgattatgttgtatgcccaccacccaaagtcaaatcatttcccatcaCCATATATATGTCCTTCGTTACTCCATTTCCCTCATCCGCTCCCACTAGTAGCCActtaatttttatctatgtccatgagtctcatttttatattccacttatgtgtgaaatcatatagttcttagctttttctaatttacttattttacttagtataatgttctcaaggtccatccatgttgttgtaaatggcaatatgtcatcatttcttgtggttgagtcatattccattgtatgtatgtaccacatcttatttatctaaTCAGCTATCGAGGAaatctttggttgtttccatgtcttagccaccatgaataatgctgcaatgaacatggggttgcatgtgtcgtTAGGttccaatgttttttagttttgggggtagatacccagtagagggattgctaggtcatctggtagttctattcttaatttttgaggaaccatcatactttcttccataatgattgtactagtttgcattctcaccagcagtgaatgaaggttcttttctccacagcctctccaactcttgttattacctatcttgttgataatagccaatctaacaggtgtgaggtggtatttcattgtagttttgatttgaatttctagAATAGCtagcgaagatgagcatcttttcatatatttgttggccattggTATGTCCTTTTGAGAGAAGTGcctatttaggtccttttcccatttgtaaattggattgtttgcttgtttgttgctgaggtttgtgagttctttatatattttggatattaactacttactggagctgttgtttgaaattatcatctcccatttagttggctacctatttgttttgttgtcagtttcttttactgtgtagaagctttttagtttgatatagtcccatttatttatttttgcctttatttccttgcctttcaggtcaaattcataaatttttctctatggccaaggtctataagtttagtacctatgttctcttctatgtaatttattgtttcatatcttatatttaggtctttgatccattctgaattaattttggtgCAAGAGGAAAAATTTTAGTTAAGTtttattcctttgcatgtggctttccaattttccaagcaccatttattgaagatgcttttcttttttctattctctgtttttgtctcctttgtcaaagatgatttgtccatataatGTGGTTTCATTTCTAGGCTCTcgattctgtcccattggtctatatgtctgtttttcttccaataccatgctgttttgattatcgtgactctatagtataatttgaaatcaggtagcatAATAttcctggcttcattctttttcctcaggatcactttgactattcaggattcttttttttttttaatttatgaatgtTTATATTACGTCTGACTTTTTATCAATTTAGTTTAACTGTAtatagtacttttaaaattatgctaAAATCAACCTTTAAATATATTTGGATTCTATTTCTtaagtggttttaatttattgtgtttacatagattctagtgttgtcccAAATGCATTCCCCCACCCCGTATGCCCCAAAATATCTCCTTTGCTTCCCTctccatagcgccctccccccttcccttcaggtttatcccatccagtcatcccctttccctctgtcctcttttcctctggtccctttgatccctcctctgtctcagttccgttcctcagttcacattgttcattgaatttctcaaataagtgaggtcatttgatatatttctttttctgcctggtttatttcacttaacataatagtttccatgtccagcCATGtagtcgcaaaaggtaagattttcttctttttcatggccccatattattccattgtatatatgtatcactgctcgtccactgacggacacttgggctatttccagatcttcgctattgtgaacaatgctgccataaacataggggtgtatttctccttttgaaacagtgctatggagttcttggggtatattcctaaaagtgggatggctgggtcaaaagaccgttctatttttaattttttgagaaatctccatattgttttccacagtggctgcaccagtctgcatttccaccagcactgcaggaggattcccctttctccacatcctcgccagcacttattctgtgctgttttttttttgttgatgagcaccattctgactggtgtgaggtgatatctcattgtggttttaatttgaatttctctaataattagtgatgttgagcatttctttcatatgcctatggacatctgtatgtcctctttggagaagtgtctattcatttcttttgcccattttcagattggactgtttatcttcctggtgttgttgagttttacaagttctttataaattttggttattaaccccttatcagaagtattatcgaatatgttctcccattgtgtagtttgtctttttattctgttcttattgtttatagctgtgcaaaagctttttagtttgatatagtcccaattgtttatcctgtcttttatttcccttgcccgtggagataaatcagcaaatatattgctgcgagagatgtcagagagcttactgcctatgttttcttctaagatgcttatggtttcacggcctacatttaagtcttttatccattttgagtttatttttgagaatggtgcaagttggtggtctagtttcattttgttgcaggtagctgtccaattttcccaacaccatttgttgaagaggctgtctttactccaatgtatgctcttacctcctttgtcaaatatcagttgtccataaaagtgtgggtttatttctgggttttctgttctgttccattgatctatatgcctgttcttaagccagtaccaagctgtttttgagtacaatggccttgtagtataacttggtatcaggaagtgtgatacctcctgctttattcttccttttcaaaattgctgaggctattctagttctttcttggttccatataaatttttggaatatgtgttctatatctttgaagtatgtcattggtattttaattgatattgcattgaatttataaattgctttcagtaatatagacattttaatgatgtttaatccTCCTAACCATTAGCActttatatgcttccacttgtttgtatcttccttgatttcttttatcaatgttttataattttctgaacacgtctttaatctccttggttaaatttactcctaggtaatttatttttctgttgcaatagtgaaggggattgtttccttaatttctctttctgatagttcattgtagtgtataaaaatgcctctgatttctgagtattaattatatatcctgccaccttgctgaattcatttattaggtccagtagtttttgactgagactttagggttttctatatacaatatcatatcatctgcaaataatgatagttttacttctttatttacaATTTGGataacttttcttcttcttgtctgtttgctgtggctagtacttccaggactatgttgaataagagtggtgaaagagggcacccgtgccttgtttctgatcttaaggggatttcttttcatttttgcccattgattatgatgttggcttgaggtttgtcatagatggcctttatcatgttgaggtatgtgctctgtattcccaccttgctgagagttttgatcatgaatgggtgctggattttatcaaatgctttttctgcatctattaaaattaccatgtggtttttctcctttcttttgtttatgtgatgaatcacattgattgatttcaaatattaaaccagccttgcctccctagaggaaatcccacttgatcatggtgtaagatttttttcatatattgctgaatttggtttgctaatattttgttgaggattttagcatctaaattcatcagggatattggcctataattttctctctttgtgttgtctttgcctggttttggaatcagaattatactcgcctcataaaaggagcttggaagtcttcctttctcttgaattttttgaaatagcttgagaaagataggagttagttcttctttgaatatttggtagaattcacttgtgaagccatcaggcctcgggcttttgtttgttgggagttttttttttatttatctctgtttcaatcacatttattgtaattggtctgtttaggttttctgattcttccagattgatttttggaagattgtatgtttcaaggaatttgtccatttcacctaggttgtctaattttttggcatatagttcttcatagtattttcttacaattctttttttttctgttgtgtcagttgttatttctccactcttatttctaattttatttatttgagtcctctctctttttttcttggtgattctggttaaaggtttatcgatcttgtttaccctttcaaatgaccagctcttggttttattgattctctgtattgtttctttagcctctatattatttatttctgctctgatctttattattttcttccttctgcttcctctgggttttacttgttgtttttttcctagttcttttaaatgcagggttaggttgtttatttgagctttttttttttagctttttaaggtatgcctgtaatggtatgaacttccctctcaggactgcttttgctgtgtcccataaatttttttttttttactttttttttgtatttttctgaagctggaaacaggagagatagtcagacagactcccgcatgcgcccgaccgggatccacctggcatgcccaccagggggcgatgctctgcccctcccaggtgtcgctctgctgtgaccagagccactccagcgcctggggcagaggccaaggagccatccccagcgcccgggccatctttgctccaatggagccttggctgcgggaggggaagagagagacagagaagaaggaggggggtggagaagcaaataggcgcttctcctatgtgccctggccgggaatcgaacccgggtcccccacacgccaggccaacgctctaccgctgagccaaccagccagggccatgtcccataaattttgagttgatgtatgctctttatcgttcatttctagaaattttttaatttttttctttgatctcagtgttaacccattcattatttaatttcatgctatttagtttccatgtgtttgaatatttttcagtttttctattgtggttgatatCTAGGTTCATGcgattgtgatcagaaaaaatgcttgatatgatttcaatcttcttaaatttgttgagaccttttttgtgccctaacatgtgttctatcctagagaataccataagcacttgaaaagaatgtaaattctgctggtatagggtgaaagattctgaagatatctactaaatcaagttggtctagtgtgttctttaagtctgctgtttctttgttaattttctttctggaggatctatctagcgatgttagtggggtattgaaatcctctactattatagtattgctgttgatcatgccctttatatccatcaaagtctgctttatatatttagatgctcctatattaggtacatagatatttataatggttatatcttcctgttggattactcctttgatcattatgtagtgaccttctttatctcttactataacctttgttttaaagtctattttgtctgatataagtattgctaccccagcttttttttcatttccatttgtatgaaatattatttctattcttttaccttcagtctatgggtttctgttgttttaagtgtgtctcttttagacagcatatgtatgggtcctgttttcttatccatgcagctaccgtatgtcttttgattgaatcatttaatccatttacatttaaggttattattgatatggatttgtttattgccattttattttttaaagctacattactttttttgttattctcttttcctcctttgatctgtttacaacaagccccttaacatttcttgcagcattggatTGGTTGtactgaattccttgaggtttgttttttcgtgtttttttttgttttttggttttgtctaagaagctttttatttctctttcaattttaaacgatagccttgctggataaagtagtcttggttgttggttcttgttctgcattactttgaatatttcttgccattcccttctggcctcaagtgtttctgttgagaagtcagatgtcatccttatgggggctcctttgtaggtgatagcctttttatCCCTAGCAGCTTTCaatactttctctttatctcttagcattggaattttaattatgatgtgtcttggtgtagattattttgagtttctctttaatgaaattctctgtgtttcttgaacttgtgtcactttttcctgcatcaatttagggaagttttcagctatgatttaattgaacaaagtctctatttcttgttctttctcttcttcttcagaaaccactatgatgaggatgttatttctcttcatgttgtcacagagctctcttagagtttcctcagactttttgagtctcttttctttttgctgctctgcttccatgcctttatttatcttgtcctctaactcgctgattcgattctcagcttcatccatcctgcttttaactccttcctttgtggtctttatttctgatattatatttgtcatttctgactgattctttttttattatttcaattccttttttatacttgctatctctttatttagttgttcattatgaccatctattgttgttctaagatctttgcacatcctaacaataattattttaaactctacatttggtaatt
It encodes:
- the LOC136311873 gene encoding large ribosomal subunit protein uL29-like, whose translation is MAKIKARDLRGKKKEELLKQLDDLKVELSQLRVAKVTGGAASKLSKIRVVRKSIARVLTVINQTQKKNLRKFYKGKKYKPLDLQPKKTRAMRRRLNKHEESLKTKKQQRKERLYPLRKYAVKA